The Deinococcus betulae genome segment TCATACCGAGGCGCCGCTGGACATGCGCATGAGCCAGGCCGGCGAGAGCGCCGCCGACGTGGTGAATACCTACGAGGAAGAAGACCTCGCCGCCATCATCTACGAGTACGGCGAAGACCGCCTCTCGCGCCGGATTGCGCGCGGCATCGTCTGGGCGCGCGAGCAGGCGCCTATTGAGACCACCGTGCAACTGGCCGACATCGTGAAGCGGGCCTATCCCGGCTTTTCCAAGGGCATCCACCCGGCGCGGCGCACCTTCCAGGCCCTGCGCATTCACGTCAACGACGAACTGGGCGCGCTGCGAGACGGTCTGGAAGCCGCCCAGACCCTGCTGGCCCCTGGTGGGCGGCTGGCCGTGATCAGTTTTCATTCGCTGGAAGACCGCATCGTCAAACGCTTCTTGCTGGGCAGCTCCAGCCTGCGCCCCCTCACCAAACGCCCAGTGGTGGCCGCCGAGAGCGAGCAGGCCACGAATCCCCGCGCCCGCAGCGCCAAACTGCGCGCCGCCGAGAAGGTGGAGGCCGCGTGACGCGCCTGAAGGGCAGCCGTTGGTCGCTGGCGTGGTATATCCCCCGCTGGTCGGCGCTGGACACCAGCTTGCCCACCTGGCGGGCGCGGGCCGTGCGCTACGTCCTGATTTATCTGGCGCTGGTCACCGCCCTGGTCAGCGTGCGCGCCCTGACGCGCGACGTGCGCCCAGCCCTGAAAGCGGCGCAGGCCAGAGAAGCGGCGCTGACGACCCAGAGTGCAGACCTGTCAGTGCAGCTTCAGACTCTCGAAAGTCGGCGGCGCCTGCTGGACTGGGCTGCCCAGAACGGCATGCGCCGCCTGACCGACGTGCCCAGAGAAACCGCGACCTTTCAGCCTGTTCCGGCGGCGCCCGTTGCCGCGCCCCCCGCTCGCACCGTGGAGGTGAAGACGCTTTGGAAGTAAAGATTCGCAACCGCTCCTATTTCATGCGCTTCATGGCGCTGCTGATGTTCCTGACCCTGGTGTGGGCGTATGCCCAGCTGGAGTGGGGCGTGCCGCAGGCCGCAAGGCAAACCGCCGTGCAGTCGCGCGGCCCGGTGCTGTCGGCCGACGGGCGGGTGCTGGCCACCAGTGTCAAAGGCAAGCGCGTCTACCCGCAGGGCAGCCTGGCCGGCCAGCTGATCGGCATGATGGGCGCCACCGAGGGCCTGGAGGGTCTGGAGCACGCTTACGACGGTCTGCTGACGGCGGGGCAGCCCCTGAAATTGACCATTGACACTGGGGTGCAGGCCTCGGCTGAGGCGGCGCTGGCCCGCGCCGTGCCCGAGCATCAGGGGGAATACGGCGCGGTGGTGGTCCTGGAAACGCGCACCGGGCGCGTGCTGGCCGCCGCCAGCTATCCGCCCTTTGACCCCAACACCTGGCGCAGCCACAGTGAGGGTGCGCGGCGCAACCGGGCCTTTCTGGACCGGTTCGAGCCAGGGTCCACGGTCAAGGCCCTGGTGGTCGCCGCCGCCATGAACGAGGGGCTGACCACGCCCAGCACGGTCTACGACACCCCCATGAGCCGCTTTGTGGGCGGGCGCTGGGGCAGCCGCATTGGCGACAGCGTGGCGCACCCCAAGAGCCTCTCGACCGTGGGTGTGCTGCAGTACAGCAGCAACGTGGGCATGACCCATATCGTTGAGCACTTTCCCAAAGAGCAGATGCGCGGTTACCTCCAACAGTACGGTTTTGGGCAGGAGGTCGCGCTGCCGACGGTGCCGGCGGCCAGTGGACAGCTGCAACCCCTGAGCCGCTGGAGCGACCTCGTGCGCGCCACCAACGCGTTCGGCCAGGGCATGAGCAGCACCACCCTGCAACTGGCCGCCGCCTTCAACGTGCTGGCCAATGACGGCCGCTACATCTCGCCGCGTCTGGTCGAGGGCGAGGCTGGCATGGAAAAGCGCGATGTCCTGCGCCCCGAGGTGGCCCGCGAGACCCGGCACATGCTCAAGAGCGTCATTGAGCGCATCGAGACCAACACGATTAAAGGCTACGACCTGGCCGGCAAGACCGGCACGGCGCAGGTGGTCATTGACGGCCGCTACTCCAGCACAGTGTATGACAGCGTGTTTGCGGGCTTCTTTCCCGTCGAGTCTCCGCGAATCACGATTGCCGTCATGGTTCGGGGCGCCAAACGTGAGTATCACGGCTCACAACTGGCCGCCCCACTGTTCCGCGCCATTTCGGCAGACACGCTGTCGCGTTGGGGCGCTGTACCGGTGCCCGATCAGAAAGATGATCAACCATAGGTAGTCCTGAATGAGTAAAAAATGAGACGGCCTGAGAAGATGGGTGCCCGGTCAGCAAGAGGTTGGGCACTCTCTCAGGCCATCTCACGTCTGAAGTGTCAGCCTGCACCCTATTGCCTCCTGTTGGTCGCCTGACTGGGCGTGAAATAAGCCACTTGGCCGACCCAGAACTCATTTTCCGATGAGAAACTAAATGAGACGATTAGAACATGTCTCATTTTTGATACTGTCTCTTGGTCGAGATTTTTCTGTCAATTTGAACTCATCTACCGAATATTTCAAAATTTAAATGAGAGTCGATCTATCTGGTTCTTAGAAAACTGCCATCTCGTCCCATTACGCTCATGCACGAAGAGACCTGAGCTTCATCTGCTCCCAACCCAACTTCTGACGACAACCGGGCGCGTGCCTTGACGCTGCGCTCGTTGGAGTGTGCATGTCTTACACCATTTTTCAATCCATCTGCGCCGCCGCCCTGTTGGCGGGCAGTGCCTGCGCTACCCCCGCGCTGCCCGATAGCAGCGTGGCGGCCGGCGCCGTCCGTGACGCCCTGACGGTTCGCCCAGCTGTGCCGGCCGCCCCCAGTGCCGCGCAGCAGGCGGCCCAGAACCGCGCCGCAGCTATTGCCAGCACCCAGGCGGTGCGCGAGCCCGTGGCCCTGACGCCTATCCGGGGTAAGACGGCCATTGCCCGCTCCACGGCCTACAACAGTGTGCCGGGACAGACCGACGCCACGCCCTTCATCACAGCCACCGGAACCCGCACCCGCCCCGGTGTGGTGGCCCTGTCCCGCGACCTGCTGCGCGTCTTTCCTTACGGCACCCGTGTCACAATTGAAGACCTGAGTGGGCGCTACAACTCCATGCTCAGGGGGCGCGTCTTTATGGTGGAAGACACGATGGCGGCCCGCAAAACCAACAGCGTGGACATCTGGATGCCCACCCGCACCGAGGCCCTGAACTGGGGCGCGCGCCAGATTCGTATTACGGCCGTTCGCTGACCCCCAGAGACCGCCCCCACCCGAGCCAGGCTGCCGGGTGGGGGCAGTCTGTTATCCTCGGCCCCGACATGCCTGCCCCCGACCGCGCCTTGCCCTGGCGACTGGCGCGCGCCCATCTGCGCCGCCGCCGCATGCAGAACACCCTGACGATCCTGGGCATTGCGGTCGGTGTCATGGCCCTGATTGCCGCCCTGAGCCTGACCAACGGCTTTACCCGCGCCCTGGTGGACGCCACGCTGCGCGCCAGCCCCCACCTGAGCGTGACCGCCTACACCCCGCAGGCCCGCGACCGCGACCTGGAACGCGCCATGCAGGCCGACCCCCGCGTGCAGGCATTCACCCCCTTCCTGGCGGATAAGGGGCTGCTCACCCGGCCAGCCTCGGCGGGGCGGGGGGCGGGGGTGGATTTCACCACGCTGTTTGGGGTCACCGGCGACGCCCGGCGCGTCTTGCAACTGCCCCCCGAGGAAGGCGCGGCCCTGGGCAGCCTGAAAGACGGCGAGGTGCTGCTGGGTGCCGCCCTGGCCCGCAGTGTGGGGGCCTTTACGGGCGACACCGTGCGCCTCCTCAACAGCACCCAGCGCCGCACCAGTTTGCGGGTGCGCGGCGTCTTTTCCACGGGCAACTACCTGATTGACTCGGCCTACGCCTTTACCAACCTGGGAACGCTTCAGGCCCTGCAGCAGACCAGCAGCGTCACGGGCTATCAGCTGCGGCTGCGTGACCCGGACCAGGCCCCGGCGGTGGGGAGTGACTTGACGCGCACGCGGGCCTATTCGCCGCTGCCGTGGCAAAGCCTCTACGGCACGCTGCTGGACCAGCTCGCGCTGCAAAAAAAGGTCATCGCTTTTGTGGTGCTGCTGATCGTGGTGGTGGCGGCCTTCGGCATTGCCAATGTGCTGACCCTGGCCGTCTTCGAGAAAACCCAGGAAATTGCCATTCTGCGCGCCATTGGGGCCACCCGTTCCCTGATTACCCGCGTCTTTCTGATTGAGGGGCTGGCGCTGGGGCTGGGCGGGCTCCTGCTGGGCAACCTGCTGGGCCTGGGCATCAGCGCGTATTTCACGGTGCGGCCGTTCTCGTTGCCCGGCGACCTGTATTTCATCACGACCCTGCCGGTCGAGGTGCGCTGGACGGACGTGCTGGGCGTCAACGCCATTGGGCTGGTCACGACCCTGCTGGCCGCCCTGATTCCGGCCCGCCGGGCGGCTGGAGTTGAGCCGGCGCGGGTGATTCGCTAGGGGACGCTGAGGCCTGCTCTGGGCCTGGTCAGCCTCATCCATGCTGGCGCCAGACCAGCGAGACAGGGACAGGCGGCCTCTTCCGGGTCGTCTTCTTTTGTGCGCCTAGATCGCCTGTTTTCGGCGTCCATCAGGCAGGCGTCACCTCTCTGACGGTGACCTGAAGCACCATTAACAAAGCGCCCTATCTGGCTCACAGTGCGTCATGTTGTCCCCCGTAGGCTGCTTCTCGGAGGTACGACATGAAGAAGTTCCTGTTTATTCCTGCGGCCCTGCTGCTGAGCACGGCCGCTGCGGCACCCAAGATTAGCGCCCAGAGCATCATCGTGAACCCCACCCAGCCGGACCTGCAGGTCAGCGTGCGCGTGGACAAGGACGCCAGCGGCGCCCAGAACCCTGCTTACCGCGTAGGCGACAAGATCTCTATCAGCGCCAGCGCCAACCGGGACTCTTACGTGTACCTGTTTAACGTGAACCCCGACGGCAGCGTAGACCAGATCCTGCCCAACCGTCTGTCCGAGAGTAACTTCGTGAAGGCCGGCACCACCAAGACCTTCCCCTCGGCGGACGACAACTTCAATTACACCGTGGCTGGCCCCATTGGCCAGAACAAGGTGCTGGCCCTGGCCAGCCTGACGGAACTGAATCTGGACCAGATCAGCTCCTTTAAGACCACGCAGGATCAGTTTGCCACCGTGAACGCCAAGAACCAGGCGGGGCTGGCGCAGGCCCTGAGCATCGTGGTGAACCCCCTGCCCCAGAACAGCTGGGTGAGCGACACCGCCTTCTACACCGTGGCGGCCCGTAACCCCGTGGCCACCGGCAGCCTGTTTGTGGGCACCAACGTGAACAACGCCACCGTGATCCTCAATGGACAGCGACTGGGCGGCGCCAACGTCACCTACAGCAACCTGCGCGCCGGCACCTACCCCGTGCGTGTCCAGGCCCCTGGTTACCGTGACTACACGACCACCCTGGCCATCCGCGCGGGCAGCACGACCAACCTGAACGTGGAGTTCGCCCAGGCCGTGACGCCTGCCCCGGCCCCCGCGCCCACCCAGTACACCATCACCATCCGCAGCAGCGTGGCGGGCCGCGTGTTCGTGGACGGCGACGAGGTCGGCACCATCCGCAACGGCGTCCTGAACGTGCGCGTGTCGCGTGGCAGCCACGAGATCATCATGGTGGCGCCGGGCTACCGCACCTTTAGCAGCACGTACAACGTGACGCAGAACGGCCAGATCACGATTACGCCCACCCGCTAACCCCAGCTTTCACCCGCACCCCTGCCAGTTGGTAGGGGTGTTTTTAGAGTTGTGGGCCGTGGGTCAGCAGGTCGTGCAGCACGCGCGCTGTCATGCCCCAGATGTCGTGCCCCTGCCAGGGATAGCGGTAGAGGGGGACCAGGGTGCCGTCTGGGAGGCGGCGACTTTCACGGAGAACAGGCAGCGCGCGCAGGTCGGCCAGAGAGGGCAGCAGGATCTGCGCCACCTCGCCCGAGAGGGTCAGCGTGGGCTCGGCCGGAAGACGCGCCAGCACCGGGGTGACGTGGAAGCCCACAGGCGTGAACACATCGTCCAGGGTGCCGAGCACCTGAATCTGCGCCGCGTCCAGGCCCACCTCTTCCTCGGCCTCTCGCTGGGCGCCCGCCACCACATCCTCGCCCGCTTCCAGGCTGCCTCCGGGAAAACTGATCTGCCCCTTGTGGGTGGGCAGCTCGGCCGAGCGTACCGTGAGCAGCACGCGCGGGCTGGGTTCTAGCGTCAGGCCTACCAGCACCGCCGCCCGGCGGTAATCCGGCAGATGCAGGGTGCGGCGCTCGCGGCCCCCCACCCAGGCGGCCCAGGGGTCGGCCAGGGCGGTGTCCAGAGGGTCGGGCGCAGGGAAGCCGGTCACGCGCCGTCCAGCGCACGCAGGGTGGCGGCGGTGTGGTCGCGCAGGGCCAGTTCGGGGTCCACGCCCGCCATACGGGCCCACGTGACCACGGCGGCCAGGGTAGCGGCTACGTCTTCGGGGGTGGCCGCCGCATGGGTCAGGTTGATGATGGCCGTCGCCTGCGCGTTAGCGGCAGTCGTGCCCGCCAACTGCTGCGCCTTCGCCTCACGGGCCAGGGCGCCCAGCCCGGCAGGCACCCGCTGCGAGGGCCGGCGGGGCTGCCCCTGTGCGGCTCCGCCCTCAGCCGCCTTGATGGCCTGCCAGTTGCGCATGACCTCGGCACTGTCGGTGACCGCTACGTCCCCAAAGACGTGGGGGTGACGCCGCACCAGCTTGTCCACGATGGCGCGCTCAACGGCAGGGTAGGCGAAGGTGCCTTCTTCCTCGGCAATCACGCTGTGAAAAGCTACCTGCAGGAGCACGTCACCCAGTTCGTCGGCCAGTTCGGCGCGGTCTGCGCTGGCCACAGCGTCGGCGGCCTCAGCCGCTTCTTCCAGCAGGTAGGGCCGCAGGGACTCGTGGGTCTGCTCCTGATCCCAGGGGCAGCCGCCAGGGCCACGCAGGCGCCGCATGACGCTCAGTAGGTCTTGCATGGCCCCACTGTAGTGGGCTTCTCTGCCTCTCTGCCAACGCAAAAAACACCTTTCGGGGGCAGACGGCCGCTCGGTGACCCTCACGGGGAGTTCACGCGGCGTCAGGTGGCGTGTGTTGCACTGGTCCCCATGAAGACGCTTCTGCCCCTCACCGCCGCTCTGGGTCTGACGGCCGCCTTTGCCCAGGGGGCGCCGACCAACTGGACAGGTGCCCGCCTAGCCGCCGCCACCTACGTGATTCTCGACCCGGTCATTGAAGGCAACCAGAACCTCGTGAGTGCCGAGCAGCGCGCCAGCATCCTGGCGGCCATGAAACGCGACAGCGGCGGGGCCATCAAGCGCCGCTATCCCAGGGCGACCATCACCGACAACGCGGCGGCGCCAGGAGCCATTCAGGTGCGCCCCGTGTTCGTGGCCCCACGCTCGCTGGTGCCCTGGAACAAGCTGGGCGCACGGCTGGAGTTCCGGGTGCCGGAAGGGCAGAACGTGGTCTTGAATGAGTCGTTTGGTATCTCGGTGCTGCTGCGTTACCGCGCGGAATTCGTGAACTACATGTATGACCAGCTGGCCCAGCGCCTGCCGTAAGGGGCGGGAGGTAGAGAGTCGGGAAGGCTGACGGTGTCTGGCTCCTGCCCAGTGTGAGACAGCTGGAAAAGGGCGTTTGGGTTGTTACCGTTCTTCCTGCCAAGGCTGAGGCTCTGTTTCTGGCCCTACTCCCCTGAAAAAATCCCTGCTTGGCCTTCAGACTGGCGGCGCCCCTACACTGCGGCGCCGCCGGGTCGTGTTAGCGTCCGCGCATGACCAACACGGCGAACACACAGAAAAGCGCCTTTATTACGGGGGCCAGCAAGGGCATTGGCGAAGCGGTGGCGCGCGCGCTGGTGGCCGAGGGGTACCGCGTGACACTGACCAGCCGTCACCAGGCCGAGATCGAAGCGGTGGCGGCCGCCTTAGGCGAAGGCGCACGGGGCGTGGCCTGTGATGTGAAAGACCCGCAGGCGGTACAGGCGGCGGTAGACGCCCACGTTCAGGCTTTTGGCGGCCTGGATGTCCTGTTCGTCAATGCAGGCGTGGGGCATTTTGCCAGCGTGGCCGACCTGACTATCGAGCAGTGGCAAGACGTGATCGACACCAACCTCAGCGGCGCCTTTTACACCGTCAAGGCCGCCATTCCGGCCCTCTCCGCACGCGGCGGGTACATCTTCACCCTCTCCAGCCTGGCAGGCAAGAACCCGTTTGCCGGCGGGGCCGCCTACAACGCCAGCAAGTTTGGTCTGAATGGCCTCTCCGAAGTGCTGATGCTGGACCTGCGCGACCGGGGCATCAAGGTGACGCAGATCATGCCGGGCAGCGTGGCCACGCACTTTAATGGCCACACGCCCGACGACCAGAAAGACGCCTGGAAAATCCAGCCTGAAGACCTGGCCCAGCTGACGGTGGACCTGCTGAAGATGCCGGCCCGCACGCTGCCAAGCCGGGTGGAGGTGCGGCCCAGCCAGCCGAAGAAGGGGTAAGGGATGCGTGGAAGACGGCCGGCATGCGCGCCAAGCAGGCCGTTTTCTCCGCCGCTGGCCGTCTACTCACCACTCACCGCCCCTTGCTAGAATGCCTCCCGTGTACACGAACCGCCGCGCTCATTACGAGTACGAACTGCTGGAGCGCTTTGAAGCGGGGATCAGTCTGACCGGCAGTGAGGTCAAGAGCATCCGGGCGGGCGGCGTGGACTTCCGGGACGCCTTTGCGCGCCTGCATGGTGGGAATGTGGACCTGGAGGGGCTGTATATCCCGACCTATAAGGAAGCCACCTACAACAACCATGAACCCCGGCGCACCCGGCGCCTGCTGCTGCACCGTGAGGAAATTGGCAAGCTCAAGCGTGGCCTGGAGCAAAAAGGGCTGACGCTGGTGCCCACAAAGCTGTACCAGAAGGGCAAGTATTTCAAGGTCGAACTGGCGCTGGCGCGCGGGAAGAAGCTGCACGACAAGCGCCGCGCCGAGGCCGAAAAGACCGTGCGCCGGGAGCTGCGCGAGCTGTGAGGGCGCCTAGACCAGCGCCGCTGGGTCGGCGCGCCATGTGGAGTGCCCTGAGTGCGGGCCTGCTGCTGATTGGCCTGGCAGGCGCCCAGATTGCCTTTAGCCGCCTGAGCCTGGCCGGGCAGACGGTGGACAGTATTCAGCTGTACGGCGCCGAGTACGCCAGTCAGACGGCCTTGAGCGGCCTGCTGACCGTCACGCGCGAGAACCGCCTCGTGCGCGTGACTGGCCTGGGCCACACCCTGCTGCTGCCCATTGACGAGGACCAGCAGCGCGCCACCACCGACTTCAACACCGTGCAGCTGGACGCCCGCCGGGTGCAGGCCCGCGCGGCCACCCTGGTCAACGGTAACCTCTACCTGCCGGTAGAAACCCTGGCCGCTGGCCTGGGCGCACAGTACGAGCCCGGCAAATTCACGCTGGCGCCGCCCCAGTTGCTGGGCGTCAGCAGCCGCGCGGGCCGCGACACCGACCGCTTGGTGCTGGACCTCAGCCGTGACGTGACGGTGCAGGACGAGCAGCGCGGCGACCGCGTGGTGCTCACCCTACGCGGTCTGAGTGGCGAGGCAAGGCGCTACACCACGCGCGGCGCCTTTGTGAAGTCGGCCGAGGTGGCCAAGGCTGGGAGCGACCTGACCGTGACCCTGCCGCTGCCCGCCACCAGCGGCTACCGCGTGTATAAGGTGGTGCGCCCCGGCAACGTGCGCGTGGTTATAGACGCTGGCCCTGGGGTGGCGCGGAGCAGCCCTGAGGTCCTGACCCGCGTCACTGCGCCCCTGATTGTGCTGGACCCCGCGCGGGTCTCGGGCCTGGGCCGCGATGTGACCCTGGAGGTGTCTCGCCGCGCCGCCGAACTGCTGACCAAGGCTGGCTGGCAGGTGCGCGTGACCCGAGACGCCGCTAGCACCCTGCCGCGCGAGGACGCCCTACGCCTGGCCCGCCAGAGCGACGTGTACCTGGCCCTGGACCTGGGGCGCCTGCCCGGCGCCAAGCGAAGCGGGGTGACGGTGTACGAACAGACGGGCCGCGCCGGCTCGCAGCTCGTGAACACCCTGCGCGCAGGCACGGCGCCGCCCTACGCGCCGCTGGTGGTGGCCGGGGCCGGCAGCACCCGCCGCCTGAGCGAACTGCTGCGCGGCGAACTCCGGGGCGGCGGCGTAACGGCCCGCCAGGAAAGCACCACCCGCGTCCTGAGTCTGGGTGAGGCCCCGCAGGCGGCGCTGCTGCTGGAACTGGGCTGGTCGAACAACGCCGAGGACGTGGCCAAGCTGGGCGTGGACCAGCGCCTGCAGATCATGGCCGGGGCCGTGGCCCGCTCGGTGGCCACCTACCTGACGGCGCGGGCGAACAACAACGCGAATATCAGTGCTGAGGCGGGGGCGCAGCCATGATGGCCCTGCGCAAACTGTTCTCGCTGTTTAATGTGGTGGCTGCCGCGCTGCTGGTGGGCGCGGTTCTGGCATTGCAATCAGTGCAGCGCACCCCACCGACGCCTACGCCCCCCCGGCCCGAACTGACCGAGCGCCAGGCCCTGAAAGTCAAGGTGTACTTCACCGACACCCAGGTGCAGCGCCTGCGGCCCGAAACGCGCACCATTCAGGTGGCGCAGCAGGGACCGCGCGCCCTGGCGCAGGCGGCGGTGGACGTGTGGGCGCGTGGTCCCTACGACAAGTCGTTCCTGGGCGTGGTGCCGGCGGGTAGCGTGCCGCCCAAGATCTACCTGCGGGGTCAGCACTTCTATGTGGACCTGCCCGAATCCTACGGCGCCCTGCGCTACGGGACCAGCGGCGAGCGCATGCTGCTGTGCACCCTGACCCGGACACTGCTGGAAGACCGGGGCCAGGACGTGACCTTCCTCCTGAACGGGCAACGGGTCGAAACCCTGGGCCACCTGGACCTGCGCGAGCCGTTTACGCGCCAGGACTGCACCGACCTGTGAGGAGAAGCGGGGTTTAACGGGTTCAGGTGCTTGCAAAGTAGTCTGCAGGCGCCTAACCCCTCTCCCCCTAGTCCCTATGCTCCGCAGCATCACCCTGCACGGCTTCAAGAGCTTTGCCGACCGCACCCGCCTGGAGTTTGGGCCGGGGGTCAGCGCGGTGATTGGCCCCAACGGCAGCGGTAAGAGCAACGTCGTGGAGGCCATTCGCTGGGCCACCCACCAGGCGCGCGCCCGTGACTTGCGCGCCGGGCGGGCCTCGGAGCTGATTTTTCACGGCAGCGGGGGCAAAGCGCCGCTGGGTCTGGCCGAGGTGCAGTTGGAACTGCACACCCCGGAAGGCCGCGTCAATCTGGCCCGGCGCATCTACCGCGACGGCACCGCCGAGCAGGACCTGGGAGGCCGCGCCGCCCGCGTGCGCGACGTGCAGGGGGCGCTGCGCGGCACGGGGCTGGGGCCGGGGGGCCTGGCCGTGATTGGCCAGGGCGAGGTCAGCGGGGTGGTGCAGGCCGAGGGCAAGACGCTGCTGGGCTACGTGCAGGAGGCCGCTGGCTTGTCGCGCGCCGTGTCCGCCCGGCAGGAGACCGAAGCCCGGCTGCGCGAGGCCGACACCCATCTGGACAGTCTGCGGCTGGTCTTGCAGGAGCGTGAAGCGGGCCTGGCCCGGCTGGCCCGCGCGGCCCAGGAAGCCCGCGAGTGGCGCGCCCTAAGCCTGCGCGTCTTGACCCTGGACGACGCCGTTAAGCGTGAGCGCCAGGCGGCCCTGGCCCGCGAAATTGCCGGGGCGCGGGCCGAGGCTGAGGCCCTGGACGCCCGCAGCGCCGCCCTGGGCCGTGAGGTGCAGACGGCGGCGGCCGCTGTGGACACCGCCCGTGAGGCGGCCCAGGCGGCCCGCGCCCGCCGCGACGCCTACGCGGGCGCCCTGGACACCCTGCGCGCCGCCCGCGACGCCGCCGCCCAGGCCGCGCGCTACCGCGACCATCTGGTGGCAGAGCGCGCGGCGCTGGACGCTGAACGCGCCGCTCTGCCCACCCGCGCCCCCGACCAGCTGGCCTCTGACCTGGCCGCCCTGGACGCGGCACTGGTGGCTGCTCGCGCTGGCGCAGAGGCGGCTGAAACCCGCACCCGCCGCCTGGACGCCGAGCTGACCCGTGCCCGCACTCTGGTCGCCCGCGCGGCCGAGGCCCAGGCCCGCGCGGCTGGTGGCCAGGAGACCCTGCGCGCCGAACTGGACCGGGCGCAGGGCAATCTGGACACCACCACAGAGGCGCTGCACGCCGCCGGTGAGCGACTGGAAGCGGCCCGGCACGCCCGCGAACAGGCCGAGGGCGCTTACCGCACCCTATCTGCTGAGCGCGAGGCCGCCCTGGCACAGGAGCGCCACCTGCGCGCCGAACTGGCCCGCGTGAATGCCAGCGTGGCGCCTCTGCGCCGCGAACGCGAGCGGCTGGAGCAGACCCTTAATTCCTACGCCCGCTACGGCGAGGGCGCTAGAAACGCCCTGCGGCTCGACCACCCCGGCATCGTGGGGTCGGTCGCCGACCTGCTGACCGTCCCCGCTGAGTACGAGGTGGCGGTGGGGGCCGCGCTGGGCCGCCGCCTGGAACAGGTGGTCGTGGCCCGGGCCGAGGACGCCCGCGAGATCATTGACGAGCTGAAGCGCACGGGTGGGCGCGCGACCTTTCTGCCGCTGGACCTCATCCGCGCCCGGCCCCGGCGGGACGGCGGCCTGCTGCGGGAGGACGGCGTGGTGGGCAACCTGGCCGACCTGTGCCCCAGCGACCCGCCGCTGGTCGGTGAAGCGATTCTGGCCGACACGCTGGTCGTCCGGGACCTGCGGGCGGCCAACCGAATTGCGCGCAGTCACGCAAGCCGCCCGCGGTTGGTCACGTTGGACGGCGAATTGGTAGAGCCGGGCGGCGCGATTACGGGGGGCCGGGCGCGTGATACGGGGGGCGGCGTGCTGGCCGACCAGCGCCGGTTTCAGGA includes the following:
- a CDS encoding N-acetylmuramoyl-L-alanine amidase; the encoded protein is MWSALSAGLLLIGLAGAQIAFSRLSLAGQTVDSIQLYGAEYASQTALSGLLTVTRENRLVRVTGLGHTLLLPIDEDQQRATTDFNTVQLDARRVQARAATLVNGNLYLPVETLAAGLGAQYEPGKFTLAPPQLLGVSSRAGRDTDRLVLDLSRDVTVQDEQRGDRVVLTLRGLSGEARRYTTRGAFVKSAEVAKAGSDLTVTLPLPATSGYRVYKVVRPGNVRVVIDAGPGVARSSPEVLTRVTAPLIVLDPARVSGLGRDVTLEVSRRAAELLTKAGWQVRVTRDAASTLPREDALRLARQSDVYLALDLGRLPGAKRSGVTVYEQTGRAGSQLVNTLRAGTAPPYAPLVVAGAGSTRRLSELLRGELRGGGVTARQESTTRVLSLGEAPQAALLLELGWSNNAEDVAKLGVDQRLQIMAGAVARSVATYLTARANNNANISAEAGAQP
- a CDS encoding GerMN domain-containing protein, with amino-acid sequence MMALRKLFSLFNVVAAALLVGAVLALQSVQRTPPTPTPPRPELTERQALKVKVYFTDTQVQRLRPETRTIQVAQQGPRALAQAAVDVWARGPYDKSFLGVVPAGSVPPKIYLRGQHFYVDLPESYGALRYGTSGERMLLCTLTRTLLEDRGQDVTFLLNGQRVETLGHLDLREPFTRQDCTDL
- a CDS encoding AAA family ATPase, whose amino-acid sequence is MLRSITLHGFKSFADRTRLEFGPGVSAVIGPNGSGKSNVVEAIRWATHQARARDLRAGRASELIFHGSGGKAPLGLAEVQLELHTPEGRVNLARRIYRDGTAEQDLGGRAARVRDVQGALRGTGLGPGGLAVIGQGEVSGVVQAEGKTLLGYVQEAAGLSRAVSARQETEARLREADTHLDSLRLVLQEREAGLARLARAAQEAREWRALSLRVLTLDDAVKRERQAALAREIAGARAEAEALDARSAALGREVQTAAAAVDTAREAAQAARARRDAYAGALDTLRAARDAAAQAARYRDHLVAERAALDAERAALPTRAPDQLASDLAALDAALVAARAGAEAAETRTRRLDAELTRARTLVARAAEAQARAAGGQETLRAELDRAQGNLDTTTEALHAAGERLEAARHAREQAEGAYRTLSAEREAALAQERHLRAELARVNASVAPLRRERERLEQTLNSYARYGEGARNALRLDHPGIVGSVADLLTVPAEYEVAVGAALGRRLEQVVVARAEDAREIIDELKRTGGRATFLPLDLIRARPRRDGGLLREDGVVGNLADLCPSDPPLVGEAILADTLVVRDLRAANRIARSHASRPRLVTLDGELVEPGGAITGGRARDTGGGVLADQRRFQELDAELEEADRQGTRLGTDLAKVEAALGGGATQHDTLLAARERAAQEETQAERRVTELGAQARSLETHRDRLAARLGPEVPATTDPAAPLPDLGTLDHELSQARAAAETGRAAERAAAEALALGREADAAWRAYRTGRARAGELRARLEAGAGALETQESHVQDAQAEVARREAALGTLDENEYARAEYAREQAAQTYANLIASQNKARARLEDLRLLVARREGLQEPLPDGCLPPGTPREWTAELGRVRAALEALGPVNARAEADHAAEAGLLDAQRAEVTDAETAAAELRAHLTDLEGAEGQATAAALMRVNAAFCDYSAELLGGQGELEHETDEAGRIRGVRLAVQPKGKRTRSMTLLSAGERTMAGLGFLFALNHAGGEGGAGGLPLAVLDEVDAPLDEANIRRFTAFLKLFSERGAQFLLVTHQKATMEIAHALWGVTTDQTGASRVLSIKQPEDAKAG